GGCGCGGCGGGGCGAACCTGGAACGGTTCGCGGATGGAGCTGAAACTCTGGGACTGGATGAAGTCGTGCATGGGGTCAGGCGATGACGGCGGCGGAGTCGGCGTCGATGGTGATCTGGCCCTCCTCCTCGAGGCGGCGGACGGCCTGGATGATGAGATCCTGCGCGGCCTCGACGTCCTTGAGGCGGACCGGCCCGAGCATCTCGATTTCCTCCTTGAGGCTCTCGGCGGCGCGCTTGGAGAGGCCGGCATAGACCTTGTTGCGCAAGGGCTCGCTGGCGGACTTGAGGGCGATGCCGAGGTTGCCGGAGTCGATCTCGCGCAGGACGCGCTGGAGGTCGGCGGACTGGAGGCGGTTGAGGTCCTCGAAGCTGAAGAGTTTCTTGCGGATGGCGGCGCTGAGGGAGGCGTTGCGCTCCTCCAGGCGGCCAAGCAGGGTCTTGCTGAGGTCCTTCTCCAGGCTGTTGAGCAGGCTGGCCACCGCGCGCACGCCGCCGCTGTGATGGAAGGCGGGGCGCTTCTTCGTGTCGAAGTGCTTGCCGAGACTGCGGGCGATTTTGTTCACCAGCTCGATGGAGGTGGACTCGATCGTGCCGAGCCGCTCGATGACTTCCTCGCGCAAATCGGGGCTGAGCAGCGGGAACACCTCGGCGGCCTTGGTGGGCTCGAGGTAGGAGAGAACGAACGAGATCGTCTGCGGCTGCTCGTTCTTGATGAGATTGAAAATCTGGCGCCCCTCCATGTCGCTGATGTCCTTGATGACCTCGATGGAGGTGCCGACGGCCGGGCCGACGCGGCCGACGATGGCCGAGGCGCGGTGGTCACCCTTGGCGAGTTCCAGGGTACGCTGGACAAAGCCGATGCCGCCGGTGGCCGCCTGCACACTGCTGGCGACGACGGAGGAAAACTCCTCCATGGCCTGCTTCACGACGTTGTCCGGGATCATCTCAAACGCGGCCATCTCACGGCTGAGATTCTCGATCTCGATGTCGTCAAACTGCTTCAGGATCTGCGCCGCCGTATCCGGACCGATGCTGATCAGGAAGACGGCCAGCTTCTGGTGGCGGTTGAGCTTGGAGAAATCGATGTCGGCCATGGCGGGAGGGAGCTCAGGAGCGGGTTTTCAAGTGGGGGCCGGGCTCAGTTGTTCTTCGAGGCGGCGGGCGTGCCGACCCAGTCCCGCAGGGCGGTGCCAATGTTCACAGGCTTCTGTTTGATGAGCTCGTTGAGCATCTCGGGCGTGACGGCGGAGCCGTTCTGGAGGGAGCGGGCGGCCATCTCGGGCGGCATCTGGAGAACCTCGACCGGAACCGGCTCGGGCTTCTGGCGCGAGAGCATGCGGAGGAAGATGAGGAGGACCAGGGCGGCGCCGCCCACGGCGGACCAGCGGCTGCCGGCCTCGATCCAGCCCTGCCACTTGTTCTCGGCGTGGATGGCCTGGAGCTGCTCGGAGACCGGTTCGGCGGCGAAGGGGACTTCGGTTAGGGTGACGATGGTGTCGAGCGGCTGACCGGGCTCGGGTTTGAGCCCGAGGGCGTTGACGACCACCGCGCGGAGCGTGGCGAGTTCCTCGGCGGTGCGCGGCTGCGGCACGGCCTGCGGCGCGGGGGCGCCCTCGGCGGGCGGCGTGGCGGCGGCGGGCGCGACCGGCTGACGCTGTGCCACGAGCACGGCGGCGGTCACGTTCTTGATCGTGCCCGGGTTGCGCGTGGTGTTGGTGAGCGTGCGGTTGATCTCGTAGGTGGTGGTGCGGTTCTTGCGGTTCTGCTCGCTGTTGGAAACCGGACGGTTGGCCGCGCCCTCGGTGGTGGCGGCCTTCTCGGGCACGTTGGCGCTCACGCCGACGGCGCCGCCGCCGCTGCGGGTCTCGCTGGAGGTGTTCACATCCTCGGTGGAGGTCTGCGAGCGCACGACCTGGCCCTCGGGATCATACACCTCTGCGGAGATGGTGGTGGCCTCGGTCTCGATGTCGGCGGAGACGCGGACGACGGCGTTGCCGGGGCCGATGACCTGCGCGAGCATGGTCTCGACCTTCTTGGAGAGGTAATCCTCAACCTGCTGCTTGTAGCGCATCTGCGAGGAGGCGGTGCCGAGCGTGGGGTCCTGCTTGAGATCCTCGGAGAGCACGCGGCCGCGGTTGTCCACGACGGCGACCTGGTCGGGTCCGAGCCCCTGCACGGCGTTGGCCACGAGGTGGCGGATGGCGTTGACCTGGTCCACCTCGAGACGGCCGCCGCCCATGTCCACGAAGACCGAGGCGGTGGGCTTGATGCCGTTGTCGGTAAGGAGCAGGCGGTTTTCCGGTTGCACAATCATGACGCGCGCGGCGCGAACGCCGGAGAGCTGGCTGATGGTGCGGGCGAGTTCGCCCTGGAGCGCGCGGAGGTAGTTGGTGCGCTGCACGAAATCGCTCAGACCGAACTGGCCCTTGTCGAAGATCTCAAAGCCCACGCCCTCGCCGCTCGGGAGACCCTTGGCCGCGAGGTCCATGCGGAGCTTGTGCACGCGTTCGGCCGGCACGGAGACCGTGCCGCCGCCGGCGGAAATCTGGTGCGGGATGTTCTGCGACTGCAGGTAGCTGATGACCGCGGACGAATCCTTGTCGCCGAGGCGGGCGTAAAGCAGCTGGTAGTCGGGCCGGCGCGACCAGAGGACCACGGCAATCATGCCGCCGATGACGGCCACGGCGGCGACGATCAGCGACACGCGCTGGTTCAGGCCGAGCTGGGACCAGAGATCGAGGAGGGATTGGGCGAATTTCTTCATGGGGCGTTGGCCGGAGGAGAAAGAGTAGGATTAAGGGAGGGAGAACGGCCGGGCAGGCTCACACCTGCATGCGCATCAGTTCCTGGTAGGATTCGACGAGCTTGTTGCGGACCTCGACCATCAGGCTGAAAGCCACCGAGGCCTCCTGCATGGCGATCACGCTCTGGTGCAATTGGTCGTTGTTGCCGAGCAACA
The DNA window shown above is from Oleiharenicola lentus and carries:
- the fliG gene encoding flagellar motor switch protein FliG, translating into MADIDFSKLNRHQKLAVFLISIGPDTAAQILKQFDDIEIENLSREMAAFEMIPDNVVKQAMEEFSSVVASSVQAATGGIGFVQRTLELAKGDHRASAIVGRVGPAVGTSIEVIKDISDMEGRQIFNLIKNEQPQTISFVLSYLEPTKAAEVFPLLSPDLREEVIERLGTIESTSIELVNKIARSLGKHFDTKKRPAFHHSGGVRAVASLLNSLEKDLSKTLLGRLEERNASLSAAIRKKLFSFEDLNRLQSADLQRVLREIDSGNLGIALKSASEPLRNKVYAGLSKRAAESLKEEIEMLGPVRLKDVEAAQDLIIQAVRRLEEEGQITIDADSAAVIA
- the fliF gene encoding flagellar basal-body MS-ring/collar protein FliF, with the protein product MKKFAQSLLDLWSQLGLNQRVSLIVAAVAVIGGMIAVVLWSRRPDYQLLYARLGDKDSSAVISYLQSQNIPHQISAGGGTVSVPAERVHKLRMDLAAKGLPSGEGVGFEIFDKGQFGLSDFVQRTNYLRALQGELARTISQLSGVRAARVMIVQPENRLLLTDNGIKPTASVFVDMGGGRLEVDQVNAIRHLVANAVQGLGPDQVAVVDNRGRVLSEDLKQDPTLGTASSQMRYKQQVEDYLSKKVETMLAQVIGPGNAVVRVSADIETEATTISAEVYDPEGQVVRSQTSTEDVNTSSETRSGGGAVGVSANVPEKAATTEGAANRPVSNSEQNRKNRTTTYEINRTLTNTTRNPGTIKNVTAAVLVAQRQPVAPAAATPPAEGAPAPQAVPQPRTAEELATLRAVVVNALGLKPEPGQPLDTIVTLTEVPFAAEPVSEQLQAIHAENKWQGWIEAGSRWSAVGGAALVLLIFLRMLSRQKPEPVPVEVLQMPPEMAARSLQNGSAVTPEMLNELIKQKPVNIGTALRDWVGTPAASKNN